The Candidatus Sulfotelmatobacter sp. region GGTCTGAGTGCCGCTGCCCGTCTGCCAGACACGCAGCGGGAACTGGTCGTCGAGCTTGCCCGCGATCACTTCATCGGCTGCCTGGACGATGAGCTTCGCCTTGTCGGCGGGAAGCTTGCCCAGATCCTGATTCACCAGCGCGCAGGCCTTCTTCAGTGTGCCGAAAGCGCGGATCAGCTCCGGCGGCATGGTGTCGCGTCCAATGTTGAAGTGCAGCAGAGAGCGCTGCGTCTGCGCGCCCCAGTACACACTCGAGGGAACTTCGATCTTCCCCATGCTGTCGGATTCGGTGCGGGTGGGTATAGCAGACTTTTTTAAGCCCGTTTCGGCGGCCTTCTCGGTAACAGTGGACATGGAAACTCCTGGCGGTGGCGGAGAGATAAGGGCAACAGAAAATTATAGCCCCGGGCTGCGCGCGGAAGGCGGTCGTCAGTTTGGCGAACAATCGATTTGCCCCATGCTAGAATCATCGCTTTCCGAGTTGCGTTCGAACCCTCGTCATCCTCGACCGACTCCGCATTCCCATGCCTGAATTTGTTGTGGCTGCCGAACTCGACACGCTGGTGAAAGCCAAGGCCAAAGCCAAGCCGCAGCCCGATATGCGCTGCGATGTGCTCGTCATCGGGGCCGGGCCGACGGGACTCGCGTGCGCCATCGAGGCCCAAAAAATCGGACTCAAAGTCGTCGTCGTCGACAAAGGGTGCCTGGTCAACTCCTTGTTTCATTACCCTCCGAGCATGGTGTTCTTCACCACGCCGGAGCTGCTTGAGATTGGCGACATTCCATTTACCACGGCACTGCAAAAGCCCAACCGCGAAGAAGCGCTCGAATATTACCGCAAGGTTGCCGAGCACTATCGCCTCGACGTCCGCCAGTACGAATGGGTGAAGACTGTCATGGGGGAAGATGGTAACTTCAGCATTACGGCGACCGATCGCGCCGGCCGTCCGCACGATTACAAGACGAAGAAGGTTATTGTTTCGACTGGTTACTACGATCTGGCCAACCAGCTCTGCATTCCGGGCGAGGATCTTCCTAAGGTCTCGCATTACTACGGCGAGCCGCATCCTTATTACGACACGGAGGTGCTGGTGATCGGCGGAAAGAATTCAGCGGCGATCGCGGCCCTCGATTTGTGGCGTCATGGCGCGCGTGTCACGCTGGTGCATCGCGAGGAGCGGCTTCATCATCACGTTAAGTACTGGATCAAGCCCGACCTCGAAAATCGAATCAAGGCAGGAGAGATTGAAGCCTACTTCAGCAGCAGCGTGCAGGAAATC contains the following coding sequences:
- a CDS encoding YpdA family putative bacillithiol disulfide reductase, which gives rise to MRCDVLVIGAGPTGLACAIEAQKIGLKVVVVDKGCLVNSLFHYPPSMVFFTTPELLEIGDIPFTTALQKPNREEALEYYRKVAEHYRLDVRQYEWVKTVMGEDGNFSITATDRAGRPHDYKTKKVIVSTGYYDLANQLCIPGEDLPKVSHYYGEPHPYYDTEVLVIGGKNSAAIAALDLWRHGARVTLVHREERLHHHVKYWIKPDLENRIKAGEIEAYFSSSVQEIGIDHVVLNTPRGPVRLKNDFVLALIGYHPDYDFLRSMGIELSEQQCRPVCDPVSLESNVPGIYVAGVIVAGSRTNEIFIENGRFHGRQIAEDLKKNLKPTSQRGYDPTPQE